CCTGGACCCGCCCGAGAACGCCGTGGTGCTTTGCGTGGACGAAAAGCCCTCCATCCAGGCTTTGGAGCGGGCCCAGGGATGGCTGAGGATGCCCGACGGCAAGGCCCTGAAGGGCTTCAGCGCCCGCTACAAGCGCCACGGCACCACCACGCTGTTCGCGGCTCTGGAGGTAGCCACGGGAATGGTCAAGTCCGGTCACTTCCCGCGCCGCCGCCGCCTCGAGTTTCTGGCCTTCATGAACGAGGTGGCGGCCGAGTATCCCGAACAGCAGCAGATCCATGTCATCCTCGACAACCTGAGCACCCACAAGCCCAAGAGGGACCGCTGGCTGGCCCGCCACCCCAACGTGCACTTCCACTACATCCCCACCAACGCCTCCTGGCTGAACCAAGTCGAGATCTGGTTCTCGATCCTCTCGTCTCAGGCCCTGAAGGGTGCCAGCTACACCTCCGTGCAGCAGCTCTGCAACGCCATCGACGACTTCGTCAAGGCCTACAATCCCCAGGCGGCTCCCTTCGAGTGGCGCAAAAGAACCATTCACCCGAAAGGTCTTAAGCGATCTTACGCGGATTTATGCAGTTAAACACTAGCGTAGCGAGCAGCCTCATACCGCCGAGAGCAATTGGGCCTTCACCGAGGTAACGCAACCACAATCGCGGCTTTCTCTGTGATGATTTTGTCAGACGATGTTGCAGAAGGGACCCATTGCAGAGAAAGCCGAGTAGTCCGAGGGAATGTCTCCCACACGCTGATTTGCCAGTGCCGAACGAGAACCCTGGGTGAAGTTTCAGCGAGCAGCCGTCATTTCGCGGCGCCACTATCGGCGCCTCTGCCATCGCTTTGGATCTTGGCGACCGTGGACAGCCAGGACGACTATCTCCTGGTCGGTCTCTCGGAAATACACTGCTTATGGAAAACGGGTGAGGACAGCGCGCCGAGTTTTCCCCAGCACGCGCGGAAAGGCCAGGGGATTCTCGGAAATGCGTTGGACGAGGGCATCGAGTGCGACCGCAAACTCCCCTCCGAGGCCCAGCCGTCGTTCCTCGTACCAATCGCGGACATCGAGGGCCTCATCTTCGGCTTGGGCTCGGAAGACAACCGTGTGAGTCACTCTTGGCGCAGCAGCCTTCGCTGCACCTCGGACCATGGAACAGCCGAGCCGGGGTCCGCCAAGTGCTCCTTCCATCGCCGGTCCAGTTCTGCTGCCTGCTCATCGGTAAGTGCCAGCGATTCCTCACGCTCAGCCCCCGAAAGGCTCTCCCACAGCGCCATGGCCAGTTCCGCCCTGTCGCCCGCGGGAAGCTTCAGAAGTTGCGAAAGTGTGCCCTGTTCCATGTCAACGATTCTCTCACGCTGATCTCTGAATTCGCAACTCCCGGCCCGGGAGCTGCCTAGATCCTTCGTGTCGCGACGGGCACGCTCCTACGACGCCGGCGTTGAGACATCCGATGAGGCGTTCGGTAGCCGCATCGAGTTCAGCAGCCGTTATGCTGATCCGGTGTTACTCATCGAGGGTCTCCTGACCGAGCTTGATGCCGATCCGTCGGTTCTTTCCCGGGCTGCCGCCGCGCAGGCGAAGTCCTGAACTCGCCAGCCACAGCCCGTGGGCTGCCAGTCGATCTCCTCCTAGGGGCACTTGCGCGAAGATAGGTTCACATTTGAGTCAAGAGTCAGGGTCCTCCGTTCTTGTCCCTGACAGGGACAGATTCGCCAGCCCAGGGTCAGCCGCGGCGAGCGCTAGCGAGACGGCGGCGCCGCCCTGGGTTTCAGACGGCAAATGTGCCAACGCTGAAAGCGTGGGATAACGCCACAGGGTGGTTCAAAACTTCTGACGCACTACACTAGCCCTGATTTCTCAGTGCGCCACGAAAAGGCGCACTGAGAAATACGGGCGGCCTCATTCGTCCTAAACGTTGAATTCGAGCAGGCGGTCGAAGAGTTCGGTGAGGCGGACTTCCTTGCCGCCCGATGGCGACAGCGAGGGGCAGTCCCGGCGCTCCAGCAGTCCGAACTGCTCCAGGGGCAACAGGATGCGGGCCTCCACCAGGTAATGGGTAAAGTCCATCTCGCAGGTCCGGGCCAGGTGTGCCAGGGCGTCGGGCAAGAGCAAGAGGTGTGACAGCTCCGACACTTCGCACCAGTCGCGGGCTGTGGTTTGCAGACTGTAGAGCGCATAGCCGATGCCTCTGCCTACCTGGGGACAGGACGGCAAGCGGTCGAACCCCTCCCGGTCGAGGCGGCGGAAGTAGGTGCGAAAGGCCAGGATGTACAGGTCTCCGGCACGGGCCGGCTGCATCAATTTGCCTCCTTTGGAAGTGAGGCGGAAGTACTTCTGGCTAAGCTCGATCAGCCCGCTTTTCTGAGCCAGCAACCGCAGCAGGTGGAGGGGCGGGAAGTCGGCTTCATTCCACTGGCGGTCGCTCCAGCCCGGATCTTGCCGGACCTCCTCGGCCATCGGCAACTCCTCCAGCAAGTGCATGACTTGAGCCCTTTTCAGGTTGCCGGCCCGGGTGGCAAGCAGAGGGCCGGCCTCTTTGAGATAGCGCAGCAGCAAGAGCAGATTGCGCATGGCGGGCACGTGACGGGCCTGCAATCCGAGTTGGTGGGGATGAAAACGCAAAGGGCCGTCTGCCGACTCCCAGTCGGATTCCGCCAAACGGGTCAGTTGGCTGGCCGAGAGTCCGGCCCAGGCCTCCTCGTTGTCCTCCCCTCGGCTGGGCGCTTCCCAGCGCACGACCGAGTCGCCTCCGCGGAGAGGCCCGTTGGAAAGTGAACTCCCGCGGGGCAGCGGACCCGGGGGTATCAATCCGTTATGGCCGGCCGCAAGGCTGTCGAGATGGCAGTTGAGCATCTCGCTCAGGCCTCCCAAGCGGCTGCGCCGGGTTTCCAGGCGTTCTCGCTCAGCAGCCGCTTCCAGGTCGGCGACCAGCGACTTGAAGGTGGGCAGGTCTCCCGCGAGGCACACCGTCCCTTCCTGAGGACGCGCCGAGAAGACCAGGTGCTCGCTGGAGGGATCGATGAAGTCGATGCCGCGCAAGGCCGAATAGTCTTGCTCGTCCAGCCGGATAGTCACTTCAGAGCCCTGCGTCCGGCTGCTCTTGCGGCTCAGGTCCCAGCGTGAACGGGGCCAGTTGAAGATGACGCCGTCCTCTCCGCAGCCACCACAGCGCCAGTGAATTTCGGCCGGCAGATCCTGCAGCCGCACTTCCACCCGTCCTGGACAGCGCGTCCGCTGCTGATAGCGCCGGCAGCGCAAGGCCGTCTCCCGAGGCCGGCGGGCATTGAGAGCCGTTGCCGCCTTGACGATCTCGGTCACATACACCCGCAGACGAAGATCCGACTTAAGTGCCGGAGAAGGTTCTTCATCCACGAAGCGTCGCAAGTCGGTGGACCATCTCTTGCCCATAAGAAAGTAATTGTACCCCAATACAAGGGATTTCTTCCCGTTATGGGCTGGAAATCTGCTCGCAGATCTTCTCCGCGTAGACGTCGGTCATGCCCGCAATGTAGTGGCAAACCGCTGAATGGGCGGGGATCTGATCGCGCTGCAGGCGCCG
The DNA window shown above is from Acidobacteriota bacterium and carries:
- a CDS encoding addiction module protein, producing the protein MEQGTLSQLLKLPAGDRAELAMALWESLSGAEREESLALTDEQAAELDRRWKEHLADPGSAVPWSEVQRRLLRQE
- a CDS encoding IS630 family transposase; this translates as MAKATVIELGAEERKTLQSWVRAGTTEQRLAERAQIVLAAAEGESTKDIAQRMNTRPARVSKWRTRFAQEGIDGLADASRQGRPAQYGRETERRILSLLDEKPPKGYARWNGPLVSKHLGDVSVDQVWRVLRRHGIHLQRRRSWCVSTDPEFAAKAADVVGLYLDPPENAVVLCVDEKPSIQALERAQGWLRMPDGKALKGFSARYKRHGTTTLFAALEVATGMVKSGHFPRRRRLEFLAFMNEVAAEYPEQQQIHVILDNLSTHKPKRDRWLARHPNVHFHYIPTNASWLNQVEIWFSILSSQALKGASYTSVQQLCNAIDDFVKAYNPQAAPFEWRKRTIHPKGLKRSYADLCS